DNA sequence from the Candidatus Krumholzibacteriia bacterium genome:
CTTCGCACGCAACGCCAAACACCGTCAGGAGGACCAGGAACAGGTACGGGGTGATGGCGAGCTTAAGTTTGGACATGAGGTCTCCTCTCTTAAGTTCATAAGCGATGGACTTGCTTGGGCGGTGTGACCGCAGCATAGCCCGAATGAACCATGGTGGCAAGCGGCGATTGACTTGAACGAGCACCCTCGCAAGCGCCCGGTTCGTTACTCGCCGGAGCGGCGCGGCGCGCCCCAACGCTCGAACAGGACCGGAACGAGCACCATGTTCAGGAACGTCGAGGTGAGCAGCCCGCCCAGGATCACCTGCCCCATCGGGCTCTGGATCTCGTTACCGGGTTTTGCCCCGCCGATCACGAGCGGTATGAGCGCCATCACCCGGCCGGGAGGTTGGTGGCTTGCGCCGGATCGCGCCTCGGAAAATGATGCATTTGCATCGCTTGTGTCCGCCTCCGGCCGGTGGTACAAGAGCCGTGACAGTACCACGGGGGGACAGTCAGCCGTAGGTTCTCCACTCTCCCTTCATCCGTCCCCCCCAATTCTCAGCATATCGGAGCGGTTCACACCGCTTCCCACCCGAACCTCAAGGAGGCCCATCATGCGGTCCTCACACGTCATTGCAATCGTGGCTCTCGCGCTCACGGTCACGTTTGGCTGCAGCCGGGAGAAACCGGTCATGCCGGAACAGGCCGGCAGCGACAACCTCGCCGTGACGGCGAACGACGCCGAGCTTCTGGCGAGCGCAATCGTCGCACGAAGCGGCTGG
Encoded proteins:
- a CDS encoding efflux RND transporter permease subunit, which produces MALIPLVIGGAKPGNEIQSPMGQVILGGLLTSTFLNMVLVPVLFERWGAPRRSGE